One genomic region from Athalia rosae chromosome 3, iyAthRosa1.1, whole genome shotgun sequence encodes:
- the LOC105686580 gene encoding F-box/LRR-repeat protein 4: MVSCDEKKSELISVAREKSGNKDDETSIIFTEQFVKQVHHFSSQYGSDISISYTAYNVAGNPSKFPDYGDFPQAFVMRTYGCWWDKAPSKLIDYMPQNNEHVVCQDYIDVAYDREVYPIRVSVYETYNPGSVVGIWAMESNGRWRRLWSGPPQIVSHKPRIFSPPLQECKFKTRMLRLEFNHSKLDYYTELDAILLIGTSELIQPHFKFHNTNLSSLLQLLDRSTYSCNDIHNLTPDYLKTHRDLREFKNILYEHCQLSNGNVTGKIQKGMIVDKLGTDFQCIPPIEEAVQSLHKFLQEDFPKLMQDINLSSSGTRLVAAKKTGTAQPSSDSCGSFSMLPNEAVFKILKNLDLKSLSRCCQVNRHFNNIAQDALLYTSLNMKPYWYCVDGKTLNTLSSRCQYLQRIDLSWCGNYNTITSKDIQDFLTSSGTQLTNLRFNCCQFVNNSVILKVSVICKNLKELCLRNCLEITKDGFWPLANLQQLERLELYRTMIQTPSLCAILKGNRNMRHLNLAACDHILNMDDIAIQVAYSCPQLESIDFWKSHSLTPHGVRALARCRQLREVDFGWCLGIGAPGDSLRALASSCHDLEKVFLAALRGLVDRDLEPFLACPKLRQLDLLGARSLTPDICLRFLLCCTELEMIDLSFCEGINDLKIHEWQQLYPQVSIKRSFQAS, encoded by the exons ATGGTTTcgtgtgacgaaaaaaaatcagagctGATATCTGTGGCCAGGGAAAAATCGGGTAACAAAGATGACGAAACTTCGATAATATTCACCGAGCAATTTGTCAAGCAAGTACACCACTTCAGCTCTCAGTACGGAAGCGATATAAGCATTTCATACACTGCCTACAATGTGGCAGGAAACCCCAGTAAATTTCCCGACTATGGCGATTTTCCTCAAGCATTTGTCATG AGGACCTACGGTTGCTGGTGGGACAAAGCACCTTCGAAGCTAATCGACTACATGCCACAAAACAATGAGCATGTGGTCTGTCAGGATTATATTG ATGTGGCGTATGATCGCGAAGTTTATCCCATCCGAGTCTCGGTTTACGAGACTTACAACCCGGGAAGTGTTGTCGGGATATGGGCAATGGAGAGCAATGGAAGGTGGAGGCGTCTATGGAGTGGACCTCCACAGATAGTATCGCACAAGCCAAGgatattttctcctcctctacAGGAGTGTAAATTCAAAACAAGGATGCTACGACTGGAATTCAACCACAGCAAGTTAGACTACTATACGGAATTAGATGCAATTCTTTTAATTGGAACATCGGAGCTAATACAACCACACTTTAAATTTCATAACACCAACTTGAGTTCTCTTCTCCAGCTACTTGACAGGAGTACTTATAGCTGTAATGACATTCACAATTTAACACCAGATTATCTCAAGACTCACAGAGACTTGAGAGAATTCAAAAACATATTGTACGAACACTGCCAACTATCAAATGG caaTGTAACAGGGAAAATACAAAAAGGAATGATCGTGGACAAATTAGGAACGGACTTCCAATGTATACCACCTATCGAAGAAGCTGTTCAAAGCTTACACAAGTTTCTCCAAGAGGATTTTCCAAAACTTATGCAGGATATCAATTTATCATCATCTGGGACTCGTCTTGTGGCAGCCAAAAAGACAGGTACAGCTCAACCGTCAAGCGACAGTTGTGGCAGTTTTTCCATGCTACCG AATGAAGCTGTCTTCAAGATTCTGAAAAACCTGGACCTTAAATCGCTGAGTCGGTGCTGTCAAGTAAATAGACATTTCAACAACATAGCTCAGGACGCACTTCTCTATACCAGTCTTAATATGAAACCATACTGGTACTGCGTGGATGGAAAAACCCTGAATACTTTGTCTTCAAGGTGTCAGTACTTGCAACGTATTGATCTTTCCTGGTGTGGAAACTACAATACAATCACCTCCAAGGATATACAGGACTTTCTAACTTCCAGTGGAACCCAACTAACTAACCTCAGATTCAACTGCTGCCAATTTGTTAACAACTCGGTTATCCTAAAAGTTTCGGTTATATGCAAGAATCTCAAAG AATTATGTCTCCGCAACTGCCTGGAGATAACAAAGGACGGTTTTTGGCCCTTGGCAAACTTGCAGCAGTTAGAAAGATTGGAGCTTTATAGAACAATGATACAGACTCCGTCTCTTTGCGCAATTCTGAAAGGAAATCGAAACATGAGACATTTAAATCTTGCAGCCTGCGATCACATTCTCAACATGGATGACATTGCCATCCAAGTTGCATATTCCTGTCCCCAACTGGAGAGTATAGATTTTTGGAAAAGTCATAGCCTCACACCTCATGGAGTTAGAGCTCTAGCGCGTTGCAGACAACTCAGAGAAGTTGATTTTGGATGGTG TCTTGGTATCGGAGCTCCAGGTGATTCGCTTCGTGCGTTAGCCTCATCTTGTCATGATCTTGAGAAAGTTTTCCTTGCGGCACTTCGCGGTCTGGTCGATCGTGACCTAGAACCATTCCTAGCATGTCCAAAACTCAGACAGCTAGATTTACTTGGAGCACGATCACTTACACCAGATATATGTCTACGATTCCTCTTGTGCTGTACTGAATTAGAAATGATCGATCTCAGCTTTTGTGAGGGTATCaatgatttgaaaatccaCGAGTGGCAACAGCTTTATCCTCAAGTATCTATCAAACGCAGCTTTCAAGCAAGTTAA
- the LOC105686581 gene encoding mitochondrial ribonuclease P protein 1 homolog: MFGIQSATQLIRSEFDHCMLSGGCTSTDIHPVVSGTVQIGPYYRAIVYWRFFAGPSAWYGSLSRELLLVDIQYLLSSEIHIGKNVRQADKTTLRRYSKIYDSPITEDLASTCFIGLLLSAENIEESHEIETPEIELNSITQLDEAKLQTILDSDHTLNQKYKILQLEIDVMRQTGIQAPDIIDPAQWFQLLKLTTRSSRRKYLKYLFKREKGKQNSRAKKELARSAKKTSMAERTEKNNDVYGLQKTTLFLRIYDTTIHKFHNTKLMQATMFGSKLVIDCGYHAQMTNQESTECAKQLTYLFGDNRVQREPFDLYFCNVDKSSQLMQKFHRNVPNAYEEDFPLNITEASYLDIFDKKRLIYLTPHCNVEMNEYLPDAIYIIGGIVDKTNTKPLSLAKAKKEGLKMAKLPLDKYLLWGPGAGKRLPLNHMIRILGDIRATGDWKKALLHVSRRKLEKGLDELNLEKVQEEQELQRNFRQHNHDRYHRLDTSELLRYRRHTNDKHGTDLVSFTYQDRRKKPL, translated from the exons ATGTTTGGTATACAATCGGCGACTCAACTAATACGCTCAGAGTTTGATCACTGTATGTTGAGTGGAGGCTGCACCAGCACCGATATTCATCCAGTAGTTTCGGGCACTGTCCAAATTGGTCCATACTATCGCGCCATAGTATACTGGCGCTTCTTTGCTGGTCCTTCGGCTTGGTACGGAAGCCTG TCAAGAGAGCTTCTCCTGGTTGACATACAATACTTGTTGTCATCGGAGATACACATTGGTAAAAATGTTCGGCAGGCTGATAAAACAACTTTACGCCGGTATTCCAAGATATATGATTCTCCCATCACCGAAGACTTGGCCAGCACCTGCTTCATTGGACTACTTCTTTCCGCTGAAA ATATTGAAGAATCTCACGAGATAGAAACTCCCGAAATAGAACTCAATTCAATCACTCAACTCGATGAAGCCAAGCTACAAACCATTCTGGATTCTGACCACACGCTGaatcaaaaatacaaaatattaCAGCTAGAAATAGACGTGATGCGACAAACTGGGATACAAGCACCTGACATTATAGACCCTGCACAATGGTTTCAGTTACTCAAATTAACAACCCGATCTTCCAGAAG AAAGTatctaaaatatttattcaaaagagaaaagggcAAGCAAAATTCACGGGCCAAAAAGGAGTTAGCAAGATCAGCAAAGAAAACAAGTATGGCAGAacgtacagaaaaaaacaatgatgTCTATGGATTACAAAAAACAACATTGTTTTTACGAATATATGATACTACGATACACAAATTTCACAACACAAAATTGATGCAAGCTACAATGTTTGGCTCAAAGCTTGTAATAGACTGTGGATACCATGCTCAAATGACGAATCAAGAGAGTACGGAATGCGCCAAACAGCTAACATATTTATTTGGGGACAATCGTGTTCAACGTGAACCTTTTGATCTCTACTTTTGTAATGTGGACAAGTCTTCTCAGCTtatgcaaaaatttcatcgtaatGTACCGAACGCATATGAGGAAGATTTTCCGCTAAACATTACCGAGGCTTCATATTTGGacatttttgacaaaaaaagattAATCTACTTGACCCCCCACTGTAACGTAGAGATGAATGAATACCTCCCTGACGCCATTTATATCATAGGTGGCATTGTTGATAAAACCAATACTAAACCTCTCTCTTTGGCTAAAGCGAAGAAAGAGGGACTAAAAATGGCCAAATTACCTCTTGATAAGTATTTGTTATGGGGCCCTGGCGCAGGAAAACGACTACCACTAAATCACATGATAAGAATCTTGGGTGACATCAGGGCTACTGGAGATTGGAAAAAAGCACTACTTCATGTATCCAGAAGGAAACTGGAAAAAGGTCTTGACGAACTGAATCTTGAGAAAGTTCAGGAAGAGCAAGAACTCCAGAGGAATTTCAGGCAGCATAATCACGATAGGTATCATCGTTTGGATACTAGTGAGCTATTGAGGTACCGTAGACATACAAACGATAAACACGGAACTGATCTTGTCTCGTTCACTTATCAGGATAGACGAAAGAAACCCttgtaa